The proteins below come from a single Pristiophorus japonicus isolate sPriJap1 chromosome 18, sPriJap1.hap1, whole genome shotgun sequence genomic window:
- the pgd gene encoding 6-phosphogluconate dehydrogenase, decarboxylating — protein sequence MAQADIALIGLAVMGQNLILNMNDHGFVVCAFNRTVSKVDSFLENEAKGTKVIGAHTLEEMVCKLKCPRRIILLVKAGQAVDDFIQKLVPLLDKGDIIIDGGNSEYNDTTRRCKELKAKGLLFVGSGVSGGEDGARYGPSLMPGGNKEAWPHIKDIFQSIAAKVGTGETCCDWVGDEGAGHFVKMVHNGIEYGDMQLICEAYHLMKDILHMDHAEMAQVFEEWNKTELDSFLIEITADILKFRDPAGKPLLPQIRDSAGQKGTGKWTAISSLEFGVPVTLIGEAVFARCLSSLKDERLIAGKRLSGPKESEFCGNKKIFLEDIRKALYASKIISYAQGFMLLRQAAKEFSWSLNYGGIALMWRGGCIIRSIFLGKIKDAFDGNPELQNLLLDEFFLKAVQDCQKSWRSVVSMGVQMGIPMPCFSTALSFYDGYRHEMLPANLIQAQRDYFGAHTYELLSKPGTFIHTNWTGHGGNVSSSAYSA from the exons AGCTGATATCGCACTCATTGGATTGGCTGTGATGGGCCAGAACCTGATTTTAAACATGAATGACCATGGCTTTGTG GTCTGTGCCTTTAACCGGACCGTTTCCAAAGTGGATAGTTTCCTGGAGAATGAAGCCAAAGGGACCAAAGTGATTGGTGCCCACACCCTGGAGGAGATGGTTTGCAAGCTCAAGTGCCCCCGGCGCATCATCCTCCTGGTGAAGGCCGGCCAGGCCGTCGACGACTTCATCCAGAAGCTG GTTCCACTGTTGGATAAAGGCGACATCATCATCGACGGTGGGAACTCCGAATACAACGACACAACA CGGCGATGTAAAGAACTGAAAGCCAAGGGCCTGCTATTTGTTGGGAGCGGTGTTAGCGGTGGTGAGGATGGAGCCAGATACGGACCGTCTCTGATGCCTGGGGGTAACAAGGAGGCTTG gcctcatatcaaggacatctTCCAGAGTATCGCTGCCAAGGTTGGAACTGGCGAGACCTGTTGTGACTGG GTGGGGGATGAGGGAGCCGGCCACTTTGTGAAGATGGTGCACAATGGCATAGAGTACGGAGACATGCAGCTGATCTGTGAGGCCTATCACCTGATGAAGGATATTCTCCACATGGACCATGCCGAAATGGCCCAG GTGTTTGAGGAATGGAACAAGACGGAACTCGATTCATTCCTGATTGAAATCACAGCCGATATCCTCAAATTCCGGGATCCTGCTGGGAAGCCCCTGCTGCCCCAGATCAGAGACAGTGCCGGACAGAAGGGCACAGGAAAGTGGACTGCGATTTCTTCATTAGAGTTTGGGGTGCCGGTCACACTTATAG GTGAGGCTGTCTTTGCAAGATGCTTGTCTTCCCTGAAAGATGAACGGTTAATTGCTGGCAAGCGGCTATCGGGACCTAAGGAATCAGAATTCTGTGGGAATAAAAAGATATTCCTGGAAGACATACGTAAG GCTCTCTACGCTTCGAAGATTATCTCCTATGCCCAGGGGTTCATGCTGTTGAGACAAGCCGCTAAAGAGTTTAGCTGGTCTCTGAATTACGGAGGCATCGCACTGATGTGGAGAGGTGGCTGCATTATCAGGAG CATCTTTCTGGGAAAAATTAAAGATGCATTTGATGGAAATCCTGAACTGCAGAATCTGCTGCTGGATGAATTCTTCCTGAAGGCTGTCCAGGACTGTCAG AAATCGTGGCGGAGTGTGGTCAGCATGGGTGTACAGATGGGCATCCCCATGCCGTGTTTCAGCACAGCTCTGTCCTTCTATGATGGTTACAGGCACGAAATGCTTCCAGCAAACCTTATCCAG